A portion of the Acidisarcina polymorpha genome contains these proteins:
- a CDS encoding CPBP family intramembrane glutamic endopeptidase gives MKRTAALLEVLSIYLAAGALEDKIISLMVHWQFAVPASPLDLLTAHATDADLLLATRRLLLIWLLQYGSYFLLIIPLNWWYRRRGPAAYGLTRAGNTWGWLLSAGVTAACLSECPVLIHSLVDTVHPLGAMAPWRQAFFDMSWRRWQFWLFAAVLSYAAVPVLEELLFRGYYQRRLAEDWGDGPAIVGTSCLFVFAHRQYLIPNAYNITMVASLFCLAAGLGIVFAYTRSLIPSMIAHAIINIPMTPGWQLATLIAFVIGIVMTFRAGALATRTVFRHTAPAACVLLALIGTAYVIASQRMMFLSSVSIIFLIIAIVLEWLERRRKVPAT, from the coding sequence TTGAAAAGAACAGCTGCTCTTCTTGAAGTGCTTAGTATCTATCTTGCAGCAGGGGCGCTTGAGGACAAGATCATCAGCTTGATGGTGCACTGGCAGTTCGCTGTGCCGGCGAGTCCCTTAGATCTCCTCACCGCCCATGCCACAGACGCCGACCTGCTGCTTGCTACCCGCCGGTTGCTGCTGATCTGGCTCCTGCAGTATGGATCGTATTTCCTGCTGATCATTCCATTGAACTGGTGGTACCGGCGACGCGGACCTGCAGCCTACGGGCTGACGCGAGCTGGGAACACCTGGGGCTGGCTCTTGTCGGCGGGCGTCACCGCGGCGTGTCTTTCGGAATGCCCGGTGCTCATCCATTCCCTGGTCGACACTGTTCATCCTCTGGGCGCGATGGCACCCTGGCGGCAGGCCTTCTTTGATATGTCTTGGCGTCGATGGCAGTTCTGGCTTTTCGCAGCGGTCCTTAGCTATGCAGCGGTTCCGGTCCTTGAGGAGTTACTGTTTCGCGGCTACTACCAGCGGCGCCTGGCTGAAGATTGGGGTGATGGCCCCGCAATCGTGGGAACATCGTGCCTGTTTGTCTTCGCGCATCGACAATATTTGATTCCCAACGCCTACAACATCACGATGGTCGCCAGTCTATTTTGTCTCGCCGCAGGATTGGGCATCGTCTTTGCCTATACTCGCTCGCTGATCCCTTCCATGATCGCCCACGCCATCATCAATATTCCGATGACACCTGGGTGGCAACTGGCAACGCTGATCGCATTCGTAATTGGGATTGTGATGACATTTCGTGCCGGAGCGCTTGCGACCAGAACGGTCTTCAGGCATACGGCTCCAGCTGCATGTGTTCTGCTTGCCCTGATAGGGACAGCCTACGTCATTGCGTCGCAAAGGATGATGTTTCTGTCCAGCGTCTCGATAATCTTCTTGATCATAGCGATAGTTCTCGAATGGCTGGAACGACGACGCAAAGTCCCGGCGACTTAA
- a CDS encoding CRTAC1 family protein, translating to MRSIRGSLPLAISLSLLAASLLSVKLPAQMVGGTATDQPVRPLPPGMKAPIVDFRDLAAQAGLTAKVISGELDQTYIVENTGTGVAIFDYDNDGLPDIFLVQGDRLQSSAPPLTPHLYHNLGGLRFEDVTAKSGIGHLGWGQGVCAGDPDNNGHVDLFVTQWGHNVFLRNMGNGVFQEETKERGLDRPESRWSTGCAFIDYDRDGYLDLVVANYVDFKAQDSPRPRSESGCNWKGMPVPCGPRGLKGETMTLYHNDGHGHFVDVTKPSGIETPREYYGFTVLTGDFDNDGWPDIFIACDSTPSLYFHNKRNGTFEEMGLASGLAVNEDGREQAGMGATAADYDGDGRLDIFKTNFSNDTDTLYRNLPNNVFDDVTSATGLAVHTQYVKWGAAFLDFDNDGWPDLFVADGHVYPFVEKYNLGEEFKQPRQLFWNRGDGQFFDVSSTGGSALTAKHSSRGIAVGDLDNDGSEEIVTVNLFEAPSLLKNFGPRGNALLVRALTATGRDAVGARITLTVGERKEIDEVRSGGYHISQGDFRVHFGMGHAAKADLTIRWPDGPVTNVETIHGVDANQWIVVREGRGIIERHAFAHTAP from the coding sequence GTGCGATCCATTCGCGGATCTCTTCCGCTCGCCATCAGTCTCTCGTTGCTCGCGGCTTCCCTGCTTTCAGTGAAGCTACCCGCCCAGATGGTTGGGGGAACTGCTACCGATCAGCCGGTGCGCCCTCTTCCTCCCGGCATGAAGGCGCCCATCGTCGATTTTCGCGACCTGGCCGCGCAGGCCGGGCTCACCGCGAAGGTCATCTCCGGCGAATTGGACCAAACCTACATTGTCGAAAATACCGGCACCGGCGTGGCGATTTTTGATTACGACAACGACGGACTCCCCGATATTTTTCTGGTGCAAGGTGACCGTCTGCAGAGCTCTGCTCCGCCGCTGACTCCTCACCTTTACCACAACCTGGGCGGCCTTCGTTTCGAGGACGTCACCGCAAAATCCGGCATCGGCCACCTCGGTTGGGGGCAGGGAGTCTGCGCGGGCGACCCGGACAACAACGGCCACGTCGATCTCTTCGTCACCCAGTGGGGACACAACGTCTTCCTGCGCAACATGGGAAATGGCGTCTTCCAGGAGGAGACGAAAGAGCGCGGCCTTGACCGGCCCGAGTCGCGATGGAGCACCGGATGCGCGTTCATCGACTACGACCGGGATGGCTACCTCGATCTCGTGGTGGCTAATTACGTCGACTTCAAAGCACAGGATTCGCCGCGGCCTCGCTCCGAAAGCGGCTGTAACTGGAAGGGCATGCCTGTTCCTTGCGGACCCCGCGGCCTGAAGGGCGAGACCATGACCCTCTATCACAACGACGGTCACGGGCATTTCGTCGATGTCACGAAACCGTCAGGAATTGAAACCCCGCGTGAGTACTACGGATTTACTGTGCTCACTGGCGACTTCGACAATGACGGCTGGCCCGACATCTTTATCGCCTGTGACTCTACCCCCAGTCTCTACTTCCACAACAAACGCAATGGAACGTTCGAAGAGATGGGCCTCGCCAGCGGACTTGCGGTCAACGAGGACGGCCGCGAGCAGGCCGGCATGGGAGCCACTGCCGCCGACTACGATGGCGATGGGCGTCTGGACATTTTCAAGACCAATTTCTCCAACGACACGGATACGCTTTACCGGAATCTTCCCAATAACGTCTTCGACGACGTCACCAGCGCAACCGGTCTCGCGGTTCACACCCAGTACGTGAAATGGGGTGCGGCGTTCCTGGACTTTGACAACGATGGCTGGCCCGACCTGTTCGTCGCGGACGGCCACGTGTACCCGTTCGTGGAAAAGTACAACCTCGGAGAAGAATTCAAACAGCCCAGGCAGTTATTCTGGAACCGCGGCGACGGCCAGTTCTTCGATGTGTCTTCGACCGGCGGCTCCGCCCTTACGGCAAAACACTCCTCCCGCGGCATCGCTGTCGGCGATCTCGATAACGACGGCTCCGAAGAGATTGTCACCGTGAATCTCTTCGAGGCTCCATCGCTGCTCAAGAACTTTGGGCCTCGAGGCAATGCGCTGCTTGTCCGCGCGCTTACCGCAACGGGACGCGACGCGGTCGGCGCGCGCATCACTCTGACCGTCGGAGAGCGGAAAGAGATCGACGAGGTCCGAAGCGGCGGATATCACATATCCCAGGGAGATTTCCGCGTCCATTTCGGCATGGGCCATGCTGCCAAAGCAGACCTGACGATCCGCTGGCCCGACGGCCCTGTGACCAACGTGGAAACGATTCACGGAGTGGACGCCAATCAATGGATCGTCGTCCGCGAAGGCCGCGGCATCATCGAGCGGCATGCCTTTGCTCACACCGCGCCGTAG
- a CDS encoding carboxylesterase/lipase family protein, whose amino-acid sequence MAKSKESVVLTRREALLLSTTAGLGAALGKPAFGSDSVKTGAHQEPGNVSTPRTAVATTQYGKVRGFLDGGVLTFKGVPYGATTAGENRWLPAKPPAPWTDEYPALAYGANCPQSLHPWTAIEQTFLFDWDDGWQSEDMLKLNIWTPGLTGKRPVMLYMHGGGFSFGSSYELPSHDGAQMARHHEVVQVSVNHRLNILGFFEAAEIGGSAYEDSANVGMTDLVAALKWIQENIENFGGDPNRVMIYGQSGGGSKVTTLMGMPSAVGLFHRAAAQSGGGGNIPSRDQQKELARQTMKELGLASNDIGSLQKMEWTKLLAAGNAAAAKINPPGRPMMGPGAPGTPRVGWSPCVDGKVINMRSFFDAAPEISKNVPILVGSVSEEGNQMSSRPTEEEWHANLAKAYGEDKATAIVAALKKAYPQKKIQTLSYICSGTPGLNGLGMRNNVVKMAQQKHALQAAPAYAYYFTWQTSILDGVPGAWHTADLQFCFDNTKRCEQGTGNTPQAQALAKKMASSWAAFAATGNPSIPGLNWAPTNPNTNRAMIWDNECRMADDPEGEARKIILT is encoded by the coding sequence ATGGCGAAGTCAAAGGAATCTGTTGTTCTCACGCGGCGTGAGGCGCTGCTGCTGTCCACTACAGCGGGGTTGGGGGCTGCGCTGGGTAAGCCTGCCTTCGGCTCTGACAGCGTGAAGACCGGCGCGCACCAGGAACCGGGAAATGTGTCGACGCCGCGAACGGCCGTGGCGACGACGCAGTACGGCAAGGTACGCGGGTTTCTCGATGGCGGCGTGCTGACGTTCAAAGGAGTGCCGTATGGGGCAACGACGGCTGGGGAAAATCGGTGGCTGCCGGCCAAGCCGCCTGCGCCGTGGACGGACGAGTATCCGGCTCTTGCGTACGGCGCGAACTGCCCGCAAAGCCTGCACCCGTGGACGGCCATCGAGCAGACGTTTTTGTTCGATTGGGACGACGGCTGGCAGAGCGAGGATATGTTGAAGCTCAATATCTGGACGCCTGGCTTGACGGGAAAGCGGCCCGTGATGCTCTACATGCATGGCGGCGGCTTCAGCTTTGGATCATCCTACGAACTGCCATCCCACGACGGGGCGCAGATGGCGCGCCACCACGAGGTGGTGCAAGTCTCGGTGAATCACCGCCTGAATATCCTCGGGTTCTTCGAGGCGGCGGAGATTGGCGGTTCGGCATATGAAGACTCGGCGAATGTAGGGATGACGGATCTGGTTGCAGCGCTGAAGTGGATCCAGGAAAACATCGAGAACTTCGGTGGCGATCCGAATCGCGTGATGATCTACGGGCAGTCGGGCGGCGGATCGAAGGTGACGACGCTGATGGGTATGCCCTCCGCAGTCGGCCTGTTCCACCGGGCTGCGGCGCAGTCCGGCGGCGGAGGGAACATTCCCAGCAGGGATCAGCAAAAGGAACTGGCGCGGCAGACGATGAAGGAACTCGGGCTTGCGTCGAACGATATTGGTTCGCTTCAGAAAATGGAGTGGACCAAGTTGCTTGCGGCCGGGAACGCTGCGGCTGCGAAGATCAATCCGCCAGGTCGCCCCATGATGGGACCGGGGGCGCCCGGGACGCCGCGCGTAGGGTGGTCGCCTTGCGTCGACGGGAAGGTGATCAACATGCGGTCGTTCTTCGACGCCGCCCCGGAGATATCGAAGAATGTGCCGATTCTAGTAGGTTCGGTGAGCGAAGAGGGTAACCAGATGTCTTCGCGCCCGACCGAAGAAGAGTGGCATGCAAACCTTGCCAAGGCGTACGGGGAGGACAAGGCGACGGCCATCGTGGCGGCGCTGAAGAAGGCGTACCCGCAGAAGAAGATACAGACGCTTTCCTATATCTGCAGCGGAACTCCGGGGCTGAATGGGCTCGGGATGCGAAACAACGTGGTGAAGATGGCGCAACAGAAACATGCGCTGCAGGCCGCGCCAGCGTACGCATACTACTTCACGTGGCAGACTTCGATTCTCGATGGTGTGCCTGGCGCATGGCATACGGCGGATCTTCAATTCTGTTTCGATAACACGAAGCGCTGTGAGCAGGGGACGGGTAATACGCCGCAGGCGCAGGCGCTGGCGAAGAAGATGGCGTCTTCGTGGGCGGCATTTGCTGCAACCGGGAATCCGAGCATACCGGGATTAAACTGGGCGCCCACCAATCCGAACACCAATCGCGCGATGATCTGGGACAACGAGTGTCGAATGGCCGATGACCCGGAAGGAGAAGCTCGCAAGATTATCTTGACCTGA